A window from Fibrobacter sp. UWP2 encodes these proteins:
- a CDS encoding IS4 family transposase, which produces MECRNFTGQPIYAQITKYLSKGEILKQSRSVGGERYVKKFDGFQHLLVLLFAVFKNYRSLREILTGVNTEARHLWHAGFTGPLKMSTFSDANNRRPCKFFEAVYKSLYEKFGRFLPDSRDYEWAQKLYVMDSTTISLFSNVLKGAGRNPKIGRKNGGIKSHTIMKALTGVPEFIRHTAARVHDHVMLGMVKLPKDSFIAFDRAYIDYRVFEKFTRRRITYVTKMKRNLTYKVLEKCYEKGASDARVRRDDIIEFRKRLKNGKVLVHKSRLVEYVDPHTRKRWQLLTNNMELKDSEIVEIYRRRWQIESLYKQLKQNFPLHFFYGESANAIETQIWVVMIANLLVKLVKAQVNRMWSFSNLVSLLRHALGYYYDLVPFLENPERVAASSFVGGRSPPGQLQLNLV; this is translated from the coding sequence ATGGAATGTAGAAATTTTACCGGACAGCCGATATACGCACAAATCACAAAATACCTCTCTAAAGGCGAAATTCTGAAGCAATCCCGCAGCGTTGGCGGGGAACGCTATGTCAAGAAGTTCGACGGGTTCCAGCACCTGCTCGTGCTGTTGTTCGCTGTATTCAAAAATTACAGGTCCCTGCGCGAAATCCTTACGGGAGTGAACACGGAAGCGAGGCACCTGTGGCACGCCGGGTTCACGGGACCGCTGAAGATGAGCACTTTTTCCGACGCGAACAACAGACGCCCCTGCAAGTTCTTCGAGGCCGTCTACAAGTCGCTCTACGAAAAGTTCGGCCGTTTTTTACCGGACAGCCGCGACTATGAATGGGCGCAGAAACTGTACGTGATGGACTCCACGACCATATCGCTGTTCTCGAACGTCCTGAAGGGAGCCGGACGAAACCCGAAAATCGGCAGGAAGAACGGCGGTATCAAGTCGCATACGATCATGAAGGCGCTGACGGGCGTCCCCGAGTTCATCAGGCATACGGCGGCGAGGGTCCACGATCATGTAATGCTCGGCATGGTGAAACTGCCCAAGGACTCGTTCATCGCCTTCGACAGGGCCTATATCGACTACAGGGTGTTCGAGAAGTTCACCAGGCGCCGCATCACGTACGTCACCAAGATGAAGAGGAACCTGACCTACAAAGTCCTCGAAAAATGTTACGAGAAGGGTGCGTCCGATGCCAGGGTCCGTCGAGACGACATCATCGAGTTCAGGAAACGGCTGAAGAACGGGAAGGTACTAGTTCACAAGTCGAGGCTGGTCGAGTACGTGGATCCGCATACCCGCAAGCGCTGGCAGCTGCTTACGAACAACATGGAACTGAAAGACTCCGAAATCGTCGAGATTTACAGGCGCAGATGGCAGATCGAGTCGCTCTACAAGCAGCTGAAGCAGAATTTCCCCCTGCACTTCTTTTACGGCGAAAGCGCCAACGCGATCGAGACGCAAATCTGGGTCGTGATGATTGCAAACTTGTTGGTAAAACTGGTCAAGGCGCAAGTGAATCGCATGTGGAGCTTTTCGAATCTAGTCTCGCTACTCCGTCACGCGCTTGGATACTACTACGACCTTGTTCCGTTCCTCGAAAATCCAGAACGGGTTGCTGCAAGCTCTTTTGTCGGGG